Proteins from a genomic interval of Lemur catta isolate mLemCat1 chromosome 17, mLemCat1.pri, whole genome shotgun sequence:
- the NOL4L gene encoding nucleolar protein 4-like isoform X4, producing the protein MNDSTWMSADPHLASSLSPSQDERMRSPQNLHSQEDDDSSSESGSGNGSSTLNPSTSSSTQGDPAFPEMNGNGAVAPMDFTATAEDQPINLCDKLPPATALGTPSYPTDGCSADGLRSRVKYGVKSTPESPPYSSGSYDSIKTEVSGCPEDLTVGRAPTADDDDDDHDDHEDNDKMNDSEGMDPERLKAFNMFVRLFVDENLDRMVPISKQPKEKIQAIIESCSRQFPEFQERARKRIRTYLKSCRRMKKNGMEMTRPTPPHLTSAMAENILAAACESETRKAAKRMRLEIYQSSQDEPIALDKQHSRDSAAITHSTYSLPASSYSQDPVYVNGGLNYSYRGYGALSSNLQPPASLQTGNHSNGPTDLSMKGGASTTSTTPTPTPSSNSTSRTMPSAQLSPTEISAVRQLIAGYRESAAFLLRSADELENLILQQN; encoded by the exons ATGAACGACTCCACATGGATGTCAGCTGACCCACACCTGGCCTCCAGCCTGAGCCCCAGCCAGGACGAGAGGATGCGGAGCCCGCAGAACCTCCACAGCCAAGAGGACG ACGACTCCTCCTCCGAGAGTGGCAGTGGCAATGGCTCCTCCACCCTGAACCCGTCCACGTCGAGCAGCACGCAGGGCGACCCTGCCTTCCCCGAGATGAATGGCAATGGCGCCGTGGCCCCCATGGACTTCACTGCCACCGCCGAGGATCAGCCCATCAACCTGTGTGACAAGCTCCCACCTGCCACAGCGCTCGGCACCCCCTCCTACCCCACAGATGGCTGCAGCGCCGACGGGCTGCGGAGCCGTGTCAAGTACGGGGTGAAGAGCACCCCTGAG TCGCCCCCGTACAGCTCCGGGAGCTACGATTCCATCAAGACTGAGGTCAGTGGCTGCCCCGAGGACCTGACGGTGGGCCGGGCCCCCACAGCAGATGACGACGATGATGACCATGACGACCATGAGGACAACGACAAGATGAATGACTCTGAGGGCATGGACCCCGAGCGTCTCAAGGCCTTCAAC ATGTTTGTGCGTCTCTTTGTGGACGAGAACCTGGACCGCATGGTGCCCATCTCCAAGCAGCCCAAGGAGAAGATCCAGGCCATCATTGAGTCCTGCAGCCGGCAGTTCCCCGAGTTCCAGGAGCGGGCCCGCAAGCGCATCCGCACGTACCTCAAGTCCTGCCGTCGCATGAAGAAGAACGGCATGGAGATG ACCAGACCCACGCCACCCCACCTGACCTCGGCCATGGCAGAAAACATCCTGGCAGCTGCCTGCGAGAGCGAGACGAGAAAGGCAGCCAAGAGGATGCGCCTGGAGATCTACCAGTCCTCGCAG GACGAGCCCATAGCCTTGGACAAGCAGCACTCGCGGGACTCCGCAGCCATCACCCACTCCACCTACTCACTGCCAGCCTCCTCCTACTCCCAGGACCCTGTGTACGTCAACGGCGGCCTCAACTACAGTTACCGTGGTTATGGGGCCTTGAGCAGCAACCTGCAGCCCCCTGCTTCCCTCCAGACAGGAAATCACAGTAACG GGCCCACGGACCTCAGCATGAAAGGCGGGGCCTCgaccacctccaccacccccacacccaccccctccaGCAACAGCACCAGCAGGACCATGCCCAGCGCCCAGCTCAGCCCCACGGAGATCAGCGCCGTGCGGCAGCTCATCGCCGGCTACCGGGAGTCTGCTGCCTTCCTGCTGCGCTCCGCAGACGAACTGGAAAACCTCATCTTACAGCAGAACTGA